Proteins co-encoded in one Bacteroidota bacterium genomic window:
- a CDS encoding c-type cytochrome, with amino-acid sequence MFYTLSVVVAFEIFIIIFLISFVRSFLGISDMKSEERAVQAESKVQAPSLIEKFNASVAVEDEADILLDHNYDGIQELDNNLPPWWKYGFYLTIVFAGIYLINYHVLKTGDLQGAEYTKEMAQAAADIAEFQKNSALSVDENTVTVLSDKESLSKGQEIYMNNCLACHGKFGEGQVGPNFTDDYWIHGGKINDIFKTIKYGFPDKGMKSWKEDLSPMQISCVASYIKSLRGTNPANQKEKQGELYVESTATDTTAKAATPTDTLKVAVDTVKKANN; translated from the coding sequence ATGTTCTATACCTTATCGGTAGTAGTAGCTTTCGAAATTTTTATCATTATTTTTCTAATTTCATTTGTGAGATCCTTCTTAGGAATTTCAGATATGAAATCAGAAGAAAGAGCAGTGCAGGCTGAAAGCAAAGTGCAAGCCCCATCATTAATAGAAAAGTTTAATGCATCTGTTGCAGTTGAAGATGAAGCAGACATATTGCTAGATCACAATTATGACGGTATTCAGGAACTCGATAATAACCTTCCTCCTTGGTGGAAATATGGGTTTTATTTAACCATCGTTTTTGCAGGAATTTATCTTATTAATTACCATGTTCTAAAGACAGGCGATTTGCAAGGAGCTGAGTATACTAAGGAAATGGCCCAAGCAGCTGCAGACATTGCCGAATTTCAGAAAAATTCAGCGCTCTCAGTTGACGAAAATACAGTTACTGTTTTGAGCGACAAAGAAAGCTTAAGCAAGGGACAAGAAATATACATGAACAATTGCCTCGCTTGCCATGGTAAATTTGGGGAAGGACAAGTGGGTCCTAATTTTACCGACGATTATTGGATACATGGAGGTAAAATCAATGATATTTTTAAAACAATTAAATATGGATTTCCGGATAAGGGGATGAAGTCATGGAAAGAAGATTTATCGCCCATGCAAATTAGTTGTGTAGCATCCTATATTAAATCATTACGCGGTACCAATCCTGCAAATCAAAAAGAGAAGCAAGGTGAACTTTATGTAGAAAGCACTGCTACTGATACCACAGCTAAAGCCGCAACACCAACCGACACACTTAAAGTTGCAGTAGATACTGTAAAGAAAGCCAACAACTAA